The following proteins come from a genomic window of Microbacterium sp. SY138:
- a CDS encoding DUF3145 domain-containing protein, giving the protein MATAYARGVVFIHSAPRALCPHLEWAVGRAIGRAVNFDWTEQPVLDGARRAEFYWDGPVGTGAALATSIRGWEHLRFEVTEDPTPRSDGGRWLHTPDLGIHYAQTDAAGNIVIGEDRIRYAMEIAAGSAVELQRELDIALGSAWDEELEPFRHASDDARVVWLHKVG; this is encoded by the coding sequence ATGGCGACGGCTTACGCACGCGGAGTGGTGTTCATCCACTCTGCGCCTCGCGCGCTCTGCCCGCACCTCGAATGGGCGGTGGGTCGCGCTATCGGGCGTGCGGTGAACTTCGACTGGACCGAGCAGCCCGTCCTGGACGGCGCACGACGCGCGGAGTTCTACTGGGACGGCCCTGTCGGCACCGGAGCGGCTCTCGCGACCTCCATTCGCGGCTGGGAGCACCTCCGTTTCGAGGTGACCGAGGACCCGACGCCCCGCAGCGACGGCGGCCGTTGGCTGCATACGCCCGATCTCGGCATCCACTACGCCCAGACCGATGCCGCCGGCAACATCGTGATCGGTGAAGACCGCATCCGCTATGCGATGGAGATCGCCGCCGGGAGCGCGGTCGAGCTGCAGCGCGAGCTCGACATCGCCCTCGGCTCCGCCTGGGACGAGGAGCTCGAGCCCTTCCGCCACGCCAGCGACGATGCCAGGGTCGTCTGGCTCCACAAGGTCGGCTGA
- a CDS encoding PLP-dependent aminotransferase family protein — protein sequence MGSRLVEQLGAHNVAGATASGLADRIRALILDGRLTVGERLPSERALAVELRRSRSTVTRAYGVLETDGYVSRLHGGSTRVTLPNGHTAPGAEADDDSIDLSIASMDSTPGLYDATVRSLPRLAALRGTSGYSLRGLPELREAVAQRFRDRGAPTSADEIIITSGALNAVNLILTAIGRRGERALVEQPTFPHALEALNRHGYRLLPTPVDADGWDTRHLNETLMSSRPHVAYLIPDFHNPTGATLPDDERPRIVTTARNVGTHLIVDETTTELDIDRGWAPIPMAAGGPNVITVGSMSKIAWGGMRIGWVRAERSVIARLLAVRPSFELGTALLEQCIAVELLSDMPALSAHVRRRLRAGRGAVEAGVAGIPGFRMPPTPGGLSAWIDIGAPLSTSLSLAARERRLVLPPGPRFTTGGVLERRVRIPITLPPERMAEAMRRLTLAWGDVREGSASRTAELQHSAVI from the coding sequence ATGGGATCACGACTCGTCGAACAGCTCGGAGCGCACAACGTCGCCGGCGCCACGGCGTCGGGGCTCGCGGACCGGATCAGGGCACTGATCCTCGACGGCCGACTCACCGTCGGCGAGCGTCTGCCGAGTGAGCGTGCACTCGCCGTCGAGCTGCGCCGTTCCCGTTCGACGGTCACCCGCGCCTACGGCGTGCTGGAGACCGACGGCTACGTCTCACGTCTGCACGGCGGAAGCACGCGTGTCACGCTCCCCAACGGCCACACCGCTCCGGGCGCGGAGGCCGACGACGACTCCATCGACCTGTCGATCGCGTCGATGGACTCGACCCCGGGCCTGTACGACGCGACGGTGCGCTCGCTGCCCCGCCTCGCGGCGCTGCGCGGCACCAGCGGATACTCGCTGCGTGGACTTCCCGAGCTGCGAGAAGCCGTCGCGCAGCGGTTCCGTGATCGCGGCGCTCCGACGTCGGCCGACGAGATCATCATCACCTCCGGTGCTCTCAACGCGGTGAACCTGATCCTCACGGCGATCGGGCGGCGCGGTGAGCGAGCCCTGGTCGAGCAGCCGACGTTCCCTCACGCTCTCGAGGCGCTGAACCGCCACGGGTACCGGCTTCTCCCCACGCCGGTGGACGCCGACGGGTGGGACACGCGGCATCTGAACGAGACGCTAATGAGCTCCCGGCCGCATGTCGCGTATCTCATCCCCGACTTCCACAATCCGACCGGCGCGACCCTCCCCGACGACGAGCGACCGCGCATCGTGACCACCGCGCGCAACGTGGGCACTCACCTCATCGTCGACGAGACGACGACCGAGCTCGACATCGACCGGGGCTGGGCACCGATTCCCATGGCCGCGGGCGGCCCCAACGTGATCACCGTCGGATCGATGTCGAAGATCGCATGGGGCGGGATGCGCATCGGCTGGGTCCGCGCGGAGCGTTCCGTCATCGCGCGGCTGCTCGCGGTGCGCCCCTCGTTCGAACTCGGTACGGCGCTGCTCGAGCAGTGCATCGCCGTCGAGCTGCTCTCCGACATGCCGGCGCTCAGCGCGCACGTCCGCCGGCGCCTGCGCGCGGGTCGTGGGGCGGTTGAGGCGGGTGTGGCCGGTATCCCCGGGTTCCGGATGCCGCCGACGCCCGGAGGCCTCTCCGCGTGGATCGACATCGGCGCGCCACTGTCCACCTCGCTCTCCCTCGCCGCGCGCGAGCGGCGCCTCGTTCTTCCGCCCGGCCCCCGCTTCACGACGGGCGGCGTGCTCGAGCGCCGGGTGCGCATCCCGATCACGCTCCCACCCGAGCGGATGGCGGAGGCGATGCGGCGGTTGACCCTCGCCTGGGGAGACGTGCGCGAGGGAAGCGCATCGCGCACCGCGGAACTCCAACACTCCGCGGTCATCTGA
- a CDS encoding beta-ketoacyl-[acyl-carrier-protein] synthase family protein: MTKRIVVTGIGATSAIGGTAPENWTNLLAGMSGTRTLEHDWVQQYELPVTFAAEAIVRPEEVLPRHEAKRLDPSSQFALIAAREAWEDAGSPEVAPERLGVDFATGIGGLWTLLDAWDTLREKGPRRVMPLTVPMLMPNAAAGNLSLQFHARAYAQTVVSACASSTESIIHAFHHLQDGLADVVIAGGTESAIHPITMASFASAQALSRRNDDPAHASRPGAIDRDGFVMGEGAAALILETEEHAKARGAKIYGYVLGGGVTADAYHITGNDPEGNGAARAVTQALEEAGVTADQVTHINAHATSTPVGDPNEYVALKKVFGDRIDEIPVSATKASTGHLLGGTGALEAIFSLLALRDRVAPPTINMTEPDPAVPFRLSGEATPLGDGPQVAISNSFGFGGHNAVLVVASAD, translated from the coding sequence ATGACCAAGCGCATCGTCGTCACCGGCATCGGCGCCACTTCCGCCATCGGCGGCACGGCCCCGGAGAACTGGACGAACCTGCTGGCCGGCATGTCCGGCACTCGCACGCTCGAACACGACTGGGTACAGCAGTACGAGCTGCCCGTCACCTTCGCCGCCGAGGCGATTGTCCGCCCTGAAGAGGTGCTCCCCCGCCACGAGGCCAAGCGCCTCGACCCCTCGTCGCAGTTCGCGCTGATCGCCGCACGCGAGGCCTGGGAGGACGCCGGTTCTCCCGAGGTCGCCCCCGAGCGCCTCGGCGTCGACTTCGCCACCGGCATCGGCGGCCTCTGGACGCTTCTGGACGCCTGGGACACCCTCCGTGAGAAGGGCCCGCGCCGGGTCATGCCTCTCACCGTTCCGATGCTCATGCCGAATGCCGCTGCCGGAAACCTGTCGCTGCAGTTCCACGCCCGCGCTTACGCGCAGACCGTGGTCAGCGCGTGCGCCTCCAGCACCGAATCGATCATCCACGCTTTCCATCACCTGCAGGACGGGCTCGCGGACGTCGTGATCGCCGGCGGCACAGAATCCGCGATCCATCCGATCACGATGGCCTCCTTCGCCTCCGCGCAGGCCCTCTCGCGCCGGAACGACGACCCCGCCCATGCCTCGCGTCCCGGCGCGATCGACCGTGACGGCTTCGTCATGGGCGAGGGCGCAGCCGCGCTGATCCTCGAGACCGAGGAGCACGCCAAGGCCCGCGGCGCCAAGATCTACGGCTATGTGCTGGGTGGCGGCGTCACCGCAGACGCCTATCACATCACCGGCAACGACCCTGAGGGCAACGGCGCGGCCCGTGCCGTCACGCAGGCGCTTGAGGAGGCCGGGGTCACGGCCGACCAGGTCACGCACATCAACGCGCACGCGACATCGACGCCGGTCGGCGACCCCAACGAGTACGTGGCACTCAAGAAGGTCTTCGGAGACCGGATCGACGAGATACCCGTCTCCGCGACGAAGGCATCGACCGGGCACCTTCTCGGTGGCACCGGTGCGCTCGAGGCGATCTTCTCCCTCCTCGCGCTGCGCGACCGTGTCGCCCCGCCGACGATCAACATGACGGAGCCCGACCCGGCCGTCCCGTTCCGCCTCTCCGGCGAAGCCACGCCCCTCGGAGACGGTCCGCAGGTCGCGATCAGCAACTCGTTCGGATTCGGCGGTCACAACGCGGTCCTCGTGGTCGCCAGCGCCGACTGA
- a CDS encoding acyl carrier protein, producing MAFTNDEVLAGLAELITDETGINASEVALEKSFTDDLDIDSISMMTIVVNAEEKFGVTIPDDEVKNLKTVGDAVSFIVAGQE from the coding sequence ATGGCTTTCACCAACGATGAGGTCCTCGCCGGCCTCGCAGAGCTCATCACCGACGAGACCGGCATCAACGCTTCCGAGGTCGCCCTCGAGAAGTCGTTCACGGACGACCTCGACATCGACTCCATCTCGATGATGACGATCGTCGTCAACGCCGAGGAGAAGTTCGGCGTCACCATCCCCGACGACGAGGTCAAGAACCTGAAGACCGTCGGCGACGCCGTCAGCTTCATCGTCGCGGGCCAGGAGTAA
- a CDS encoding beta-ketoacyl-ACP synthase III codes for MSATLAQVTGPAYTRIYSYGAARGENAVPNEDLVGPIDSSDEWIRQRTGIITRARADKGTDAIDLATTAAAEAIEKSGVPADQVDLVIVATISNPKQTPSVSAIVADRVGANPAAAYDINAACAGFAYAIAQADALIKAGAARYALVIGTEKLSDVVDPTDRSISFLLGDGAGAALIGPSDTPGIAPAVWGSDGSKADAVGMNGTLTDFRDGVVPWPTLRQEGPTVFRWAVWEMAKVAREALDKAGVEPSDIAAFIPHQANMRIIDEFAKQLKLPDTTVIARDIETTGNTSAASIPLASHRLMAEHPELSGGLALQIGFGAGLVFAAQVVVLP; via the coding sequence ATGAGTGCCACCCTCGCCCAGGTGACCGGCCCGGCATACACGCGCATCTACTCCTACGGCGCAGCCCGCGGCGAGAACGCCGTGCCGAACGAAGACCTGGTGGGTCCGATCGACTCCAGCGACGAGTGGATCCGCCAGCGCACGGGCATCATCACCCGCGCGCGAGCCGACAAGGGGACGGACGCGATCGACCTCGCGACCACGGCGGCGGCCGAGGCGATCGAGAAGTCGGGTGTCCCGGCGGACCAGGTCGATCTGGTGATCGTCGCGACCATCAGCAACCCCAAGCAGACCCCGTCCGTCTCGGCGATCGTGGCCGACCGTGTGGGGGCGAACCCCGCGGCGGCCTACGACATCAACGCTGCCTGCGCCGGCTTCGCCTATGCGATCGCTCAGGCCGATGCGCTGATCAAGGCCGGCGCTGCGCGCTACGCACTGGTGATCGGCACCGAGAAGCTGTCCGACGTCGTCGATCCGACCGACCGCAGCATCTCCTTCCTCCTCGGCGACGGTGCGGGCGCTGCGCTCATCGGCCCGAGTGACACGCCGGGCATCGCTCCCGCGGTCTGGGGCTCCGACGGCTCGAAGGCCGACGCGGTAGGCATGAACGGCACACTCACCGACTTCCGCGACGGCGTGGTGCCGTGGCCGACCCTCCGCCAGGAGGGCCCGACGGTCTTCCGCTGGGCAGTCTGGGAGATGGCCAAGGTCGCACGCGAGGCGCTGGACAAAGCGGGCGTCGAGCCCTCCGACATCGCCGCGTTCATCCCGCACCAGGCCAACATGCGCATCATCGACGAGTTCGCCAAGCAGCTGAAGCTGCCCGACACCACGGTGATCGCGCGCGACATCGAGACGACGGGCAACACCTCCGCCGCCTCCATCCCGCTGGCCAGCCACCGCCTGATGGCCGAACACCCCGAGCTGTCGGGCGGTCTCGCCCTGCAGATCGGCTTCGGTGCCGGTCTCGTGTTCGCCGCACAGGTCGTCGTCCTTCCCTGA
- a CDS encoding ACP S-malonyltransferase: MIVVVCPGQGSQTPGFLAPWLELDGVAERLASYSDAAEVDLHEHGTVSDADTIRDTRVAQPLIVAASLIAGDALTQRAGRRADGIAGHSVGEIAALVGSDVIDADTGMRLVGIRGRAMADAAAQEQTGMSAVLGGDEDALLARLAELDLSPANYNGGGQIVVAGALPALAALAEEPLKGTRVVPLQVAGAFHTRYMASAVAALRDAVADVTPANPDITLWTNRDGSVVADGAQALSFLVDQVSSPVRWDLCMQSFADAGVTGVIELAPAGALVGLAKRGLRGIPTVAVKTPEDLDAAVALLNGEAA; this comes from the coding sequence GTGATTGTCGTTGTATGCCCAGGTCAGGGCTCGCAGACCCCCGGATTCCTCGCCCCTTGGCTCGAGCTCGACGGGGTGGCCGAGCGCCTCGCCTCGTACTCCGACGCCGCGGAGGTCGATCTGCACGAACACGGCACGGTGTCCGACGCCGACACGATCCGTGACACGCGTGTCGCGCAACCGCTGATCGTCGCCGCGTCGTTGATCGCCGGTGACGCCTTGACGCAGCGCGCCGGTCGTCGCGCCGACGGCATCGCCGGCCACTCGGTCGGAGAGATCGCGGCACTCGTCGGCAGCGATGTGATCGACGCCGACACCGGCATGCGCCTAGTGGGCATCCGCGGCCGTGCGATGGCCGACGCTGCAGCACAGGAGCAGACCGGGATGAGCGCCGTGCTCGGCGGCGACGAAGACGCCCTTCTGGCGCGCCTCGCCGAGCTCGACCTCTCCCCCGCCAACTACAACGGCGGCGGACAGATCGTCGTCGCCGGCGCCCTCCCGGCTCTCGCCGCTCTCGCGGAGGAACCCCTCAAGGGCACCCGCGTGGTCCCGCTGCAGGTTGCCGGAGCCTTCCACACGCGGTACATGGCGTCCGCCGTCGCCGCTCTCCGCGACGCGGTGGCCGACGTCACCCCCGCGAACCCCGACATCACTCTCTGGACCAACCGTGACGGCTCCGTCGTCGCGGACGGGGCCCAGGCGCTGAGCTTCCTCGTCGACCAGGTCTCGTCGCCGGTGCGCTGGGACCTCTGCATGCAGTCCTTCGCGGACGCCGGCGTGACCGGGGTCATCGAGCTCGCCCCCGCCGGCGCCCTGGTCGGCCTCGCCAAGCGCGGCCTCCGCGGTATCCCGACCGTCGCCGTGAAGACTCCCGAAGACCTCGATGCGGCCGTCGCGCTGCTGAATGGAGAAGCCGCATGA
- a CDS encoding PucR family transcriptional regulator has product MDKAATLTWLRRISGDIASVTIKRLEDTLPWYADMPPARRSAVGLVAQAGITSFIQWYEDPTSTPWIAADIFAAAPRELLRSVSLQQTLQLIRVTVEVTEERVAGRGNDLREAILLYSRDVAFAAADVYARAAEARGLWDARLEALVVDSILTGEADEELPSRIAALGWHGHGEVAVLVGTTPPQFDVDLVRRTARKLAVDVLIGVQGSRLVLVLGRARVEGHEVEEEELGFQEIASRLEPSFGPGYVVLGPEVAALVDASQSARAALAGFAVARAWRGAPRPVEADDLLPERALAGDPLAKQTLIERIFRPLQAHSTDLVTTLWSYLDNGRSLEATARELFVHPNTVRYRLKRVSEVIGWDATGPREALILQTALILGSIGAADQVRRRPPLRRPQR; this is encoded by the coding sequence ATGGACAAGGCCGCGACGCTCACCTGGCTGCGCCGGATCTCCGGTGACATCGCCTCGGTGACGATCAAGCGCCTGGAGGACACCCTCCCGTGGTACGCCGATATGCCACCAGCCCGCCGCTCTGCGGTCGGGCTGGTGGCCCAGGCGGGCATCACGTCGTTCATCCAGTGGTACGAAGACCCCACCTCCACCCCGTGGATCGCGGCCGACATCTTCGCCGCGGCCCCGCGTGAACTCCTGCGCAGCGTCAGCCTCCAGCAGACCCTGCAGCTGATCCGCGTGACGGTCGAGGTCACCGAGGAGCGCGTCGCCGGGCGGGGAAACGATCTCCGCGAAGCGATCCTGCTCTACTCGCGTGATGTCGCCTTCGCGGCGGCCGACGTGTACGCCAGGGCTGCGGAGGCCCGCGGCCTGTGGGATGCGCGCCTGGAGGCGCTCGTCGTCGACTCGATCCTCACGGGCGAGGCCGACGAAGAGCTCCCGAGCCGGATCGCCGCGCTCGGATGGCACGGTCACGGGGAGGTCGCCGTCCTCGTCGGCACCACGCCTCCCCAGTTCGACGTCGATCTGGTCCGCCGTACGGCGAGGAAGCTCGCTGTCGACGTGCTCATCGGCGTGCAGGGCTCCCGACTCGTCCTGGTGCTCGGACGCGCCCGAGTCGAGGGGCACGAAGTCGAAGAGGAAGAGCTCGGCTTCCAAGAGATCGCCTCCCGCCTCGAGCCGTCCTTCGGCCCGGGATACGTCGTACTCGGCCCCGAGGTCGCTGCCCTCGTGGACGCGAGCCAGAGCGCACGCGCCGCGCTCGCGGGGTTCGCCGTCGCCCGTGCATGGCGCGGTGCTCCCCGTCCCGTCGAAGCCGATGACCTGCTCCCGGAACGGGCACTCGCCGGAGACCCGTTGGCGAAGCAGACCCTGATCGAGCGCATCTTCCGCCCCTTGCAGGCGCACTCCACCGATCTGGTGACGACCCTGTGGAGCTACCTCGACAACGGGCGCTCCCTCGAAGCCACAGCACGCGAGCTGTTCGTGCACCCCAACACTGTGCGCTATCGCCTGAAGCGCGTGAGCGAGGTCATCGGCTGGGACGCCACCGGCCCCCGTGAGGCTCTCATCCTGCAGACCGCGCTGATCCTCGGTTCGATCGGTGCGGCGGATCAGGTGCGGCGGCGGCCACCGCTTCGACGTCCGCAGCGCTGA
- the aceE gene encoding pyruvate dehydrogenase (acetyl-transferring), homodimeric type, with product MTVHDQDPYSQGPLDSDPEETGEWQQSLDELVDAKGHGRGREIMLSLLKRSKELHLGVPMVPTTDYINTIASENEPEFPGDEEVERRYRAWIRWNAAITVHRAQRPGIGVGGHISTYASSAALYEVGFNHFFKGADNPGGADQIFIQGHASPGTYARSYLEGRLSEDQLDGFRQEKSHAPNGIPSYPHPRLMPEYWQFPTVSMGLGPINAIYQAMSNKYLENRGIKDTSQSHVWAFLGDGEMDEVESRGQLQVAANEGLDNLTFIVNCNLQRLDGPVRGNGKIIQELESFFRGAGWNVIKVVWGREWDDLLARDTEGALLNLMNVTPDGDYQTYKAESGAYVREHFFGRDERAAALVKDYSDEDIWNLKRGGHDYRKVYAAFKAATEHKGKPTVILAKTVKGYGLGPHFEGRNATHQMKKMTLDNLKTFRDAMHIPITDAQLEENPYLPPYYNPGPQDETIQYMLERRQALGGYLPERRSTHVGLSLPDDSAYALPKKGSGTQEIATTMAFVRLLKDLLRSKDFGHRIVPIIPDEARTFGMDAYFPSAKIYNPNGQHYTSVDRELLLAYKESPQGQIVHVGINEAGALAAFTAAGTSYATHGEPLIPIYLFYSMFGFQRTGDAQWAAGDQMARGFIMGATAGRTTLTGEGLQHADGHSHLLAATNPATVSYDPAYGYEIAHIMRSGLERMYGGNHEDPNVMYYITLYNEPMVMPAEPENVDVDGIVRGIHRVSVGEGEGPRAQLFASGVGLPWALEAQQLLKNDWGVIADVWSVTSWTELRRDGLAADEHNFLHPEEEPRTAYLTQKLQGAEGPVVAVSDFMHAVQDQIRPWVPNRFATLGADGFGFSDTRAAARRFFKIDGPSIVVRTLQSLAEDGVVDRSLAAQAIQKYSLHDVNAGTSGNAGGES from the coding sequence GTGACCGTGCACGACCAGGATCCGTACTCCCAGGGCCCCCTCGACAGCGATCCGGAGGAGACCGGCGAGTGGCAGCAGTCCCTCGATGAGCTGGTGGATGCCAAGGGCCACGGCCGCGGCCGCGAGATCATGCTCAGCCTGCTCAAGCGCTCGAAGGAGCTGCACCTGGGCGTGCCGATGGTCCCGACGACGGACTACATCAACACCATCGCCTCGGAGAACGAGCCCGAGTTCCCCGGCGACGAAGAGGTCGAGCGTCGCTACCGTGCATGGATCCGCTGGAACGCCGCGATCACCGTGCACCGCGCGCAGCGCCCCGGCATCGGCGTCGGCGGACACATCTCGACGTATGCGTCGTCGGCCGCGCTGTACGAGGTCGGCTTCAACCACTTCTTCAAGGGTGCCGACAACCCCGGCGGCGCCGACCAGATCTTCATCCAGGGTCATGCCTCGCCCGGCACCTACGCCCGCTCGTACCTCGAGGGACGTCTGAGCGAAGACCAGCTCGACGGCTTCCGCCAGGAGAAGTCGCACGCCCCGAACGGCATCCCGTCGTACCCGCATCCGCGTCTGATGCCGGAGTACTGGCAGTTCCCGACCGTGTCGATGGGGCTCGGGCCGATCAACGCCATCTACCAGGCGATGTCGAACAAGTACCTCGAGAACCGCGGCATCAAGGACACCTCGCAGTCGCACGTCTGGGCTTTCCTCGGCGACGGCGAGATGGACGAGGTCGAGAGCCGCGGCCAGCTGCAGGTCGCCGCCAACGAGGGCCTCGACAACCTCACCTTCATCGTCAACTGCAACCTGCAGCGCCTCGACGGCCCGGTCCGCGGCAACGGCAAGATCATCCAGGAGCTCGAGTCGTTCTTCCGCGGTGCGGGCTGGAACGTCATCAAGGTCGTCTGGGGTCGCGAATGGGACGACCTGCTCGCCCGCGACACCGAGGGCGCACTGCTCAACCTGATGAACGTCACCCCCGACGGCGACTACCAGACGTACAAGGCCGAGTCCGGCGCTTACGTGCGCGAGCACTTCTTCGGACGCGACGAGCGCGCCGCGGCTCTCGTCAAGGACTACTCCGACGAGGACATCTGGAACCTCAAGCGCGGTGGCCACGACTACCGCAAGGTCTACGCCGCGTTCAAGGCAGCGACCGAGCACAAGGGCAAGCCCACCGTCATCCTCGCGAAGACCGTCAAGGGCTACGGCCTCGGTCCGCACTTCGAGGGCCGCAACGCGACCCACCAGATGAAGAAGATGACGCTGGACAATCTCAAGACTTTCCGCGACGCGATGCACATCCCGATCACGGATGCGCAGCTCGAGGAGAACCCCTACCTGCCCCCGTACTACAACCCGGGCCCCCAGGACGAGACGATCCAGTACATGCTCGAGCGTCGTCAGGCTCTCGGCGGCTACCTGCCGGAGCGCCGTTCCACCCACGTCGGACTGTCGCTGCCGGACGACTCGGCGTACGCCCTGCCCAAGAAGGGCTCCGGCACGCAGGAGATCGCCACGACCATGGCGTTCGTCCGCCTGCTGAAGGACCTGCTGCGCTCGAAGGACTTCGGCCACCGCATCGTCCCGATCATCCCGGACGAGGCCCGCACGTTCGGAATGGACGCCTACTTCCCGTCGGCGAAGATCTACAACCCCAACGGCCAGCACTACACGTCGGTCGACCGCGAGCTCCTCCTCGCCTACAAGGAGAGCCCGCAGGGCCAGATCGTGCACGTCGGCATCAACGAGGCGGGTGCCCTCGCGGCGTTCACCGCGGCCGGCACCTCCTACGCCACGCACGGCGAGCCGCTGATCCCGATCTACCTCTTCTACTCGATGTTCGGATTCCAGCGCACCGGCGACGCCCAGTGGGCGGCCGGCGACCAGATGGCCCGCGGGTTCATCATGGGCGCCACGGCAGGTCGCACCACCCTCACGGGTGAGGGCCTGCAGCACGCAGACGGCCACTCGCACCTGCTCGCCGCCACGAACCCGGCGACGGTCTCGTACGACCCGGCCTACGGCTACGAGATCGCGCACATCATGCGCTCCGGTCTCGAGCGCATGTACGGCGGCAACCACGAAGACCCCAACGTCATGTACTACATCACGCTCTACAACGAGCCGATGGTCATGCCGGCGGAGCCGGAGAACGTGGACGTCGACGGCATCGTGCGCGGCATCCACCGCGTTTCGGTCGGCGAGGGCGAGGGCCCCCGCGCCCAGCTCTTCGCGTCGGGCGTCGGTCTTCCCTGGGCACTCGAGGCTCAGCAGCTGCTGAAGAACGACTGGGGTGTGATCGCCGACGTCTGGTCGGTCACGTCCTGGACCGAGCTTCGCCGCGACGGCCTCGCCGCCGACGAGCACAACTTCCTGCACCCGGAGGAAGAGCCCCGCACCGCGTACCTCACCCAGAAGCTGCAGGGTGCCGAGGGTCCGGTCGTCGCGGTCAGCGACTTCATGCACGCTGTGCAGGACCAGATCCGCCCGTGGGTGCCGAACCGCTTCGCCACGCTCGGTGCCGACGGCTTCGGCTTCTCCGACACGCGGGCCGCGGCTCGTCGCTTCTTCAAGATCGACGGCCCGTCGATCGTCGTCCGCACGCTGCAGTCGCTCGCCGAAGACGGGGTCGTCGACCGTTCTCTCGCCGCGCAGGCCATCCAGAAGTACAGCCTGCACGATGTGAACGCCGGAACCAGCGGCAACGCGGGCGGCGAAAGCTGA
- a CDS encoding PepSY-associated TM helix domain-containing protein, with translation MTLTSSESAPHSPPSPPATSRRRGWFVPLLLRLHFYAGILVGPFILIAAVSGALYALTPQLEQAVYAEQLRAPDTQTSLTLAEQIEAAADYRGDPSGLLAVRPAPEPGDTTRIMYAEDGLGPSESRAVFVDPGTGEIRGDLVVYGTSGATPLRTWISNLHRNLHLGDAGRLYSELAASWLGIVVVAGLGLWIVRIRKSRVKRDLLRPNLAHKGYRGMLGWHTSIGIWVILGALFLSATGITWSQYAGNNVSSLRAALDWGTPSIDTSLDGGTASADEHAGHNGAMTAPTGAANPATFDAILAIAQEENVNTGQVEIRPPTEPGTAWAIREIKSSFPTEGDSLAINGITMQVVDRIDFADLPLAAKLASWGINLHMGVMFGLVNQLVLFVVAVGLAAMVVLGYLLWWKRRPPRVTGPVVGAPPRRVLPTAPWWGIGAVGVAAVLIGFWLPLVGWTLLGFVILDTVIGVTRSRGTKGG, from the coding sequence ATGACCCTCACATCGTCCGAATCCGCCCCACACTCCCCGCCCTCCCCACCCGCCACGTCCCGTCGACGCGGATGGTTCGTCCCTCTGCTGCTCCGTCTGCACTTCTACGCGGGCATCCTCGTCGGGCCGTTCATCCTCATCGCTGCCGTCAGCGGCGCCCTGTACGCGCTGACCCCGCAGTTGGAACAGGCCGTCTACGCGGAGCAGTTGCGTGCACCCGACACGCAGACATCACTCACCCTCGCGGAGCAGATCGAGGCCGCCGCCGACTACCGTGGCGACCCCTCCGGACTCCTCGCTGTGCGGCCCGCACCCGAACCCGGCGACACCACACGGATCATGTACGCCGAGGACGGGCTGGGACCGAGCGAATCCAGGGCCGTGTTCGTCGATCCCGGAACCGGAGAGATCCGCGGCGATCTAGTCGTCTACGGCACCAGCGGCGCGACGCCGCTCCGCACCTGGATCAGCAATCTCCACCGCAACCTCCACCTGGGAGACGCCGGACGTCTCTACAGCGAACTCGCCGCCTCCTGGCTCGGGATCGTGGTCGTGGCGGGTCTGGGGCTGTGGATCGTCCGCATCCGGAAGTCTCGGGTGAAGAGGGACCTCCTTCGCCCGAACCTCGCCCACAAGGGTTACCGCGGGATGCTGGGCTGGCACACGAGCATCGGGATCTGGGTCATCCTCGGTGCGCTCTTCCTCTCCGCCACCGGAATCACCTGGTCGCAGTATGCCGGGAACAACGTCAGCAGCCTTCGCGCCGCACTCGACTGGGGCACGCCCTCGATCGACACCAGCCTCGACGGCGGCACCGCGTCAGCGGACGAGCACGCCGGCCACAACGGCGCGATGACCGCACCGACCGGCGCCGCCAATCCTGCTACCTTCGACGCGATCCTCGCGATCGCGCAAGAAGAGAACGTCAACACGGGGCAGGTCGAGATCAGACCGCCGACAGAGCCCGGCACGGCATGGGCGATCCGCGAGATCAAGAGCAGCTTCCCCACGGAAGGCGACTCCCTCGCGATCAACGGGATCACCATGCAGGTCGTCGACCGGATCGACTTCGCGGACCTCCCGCTCGCGGCGAAGCTCGCCAGCTGGGGGATCAACCTGCACATGGGGGTCATGTTCGGACTCGTCAACCAGCTCGTGCTGTTCGTCGTCGCGGTCGGACTCGCCGCGATGGTCGTGCTCGGTTATCTCCTGTGGTGGAAACGGAGGCCGCCGCGTGTCACGGGCCCCGTCGTCGGGGCCCCACCCCGCCGCGTGCTGCCGACGGCACCGTGGTGGGGGATCGGAGCGGTGGGAGTCGCCGCCGTTCTCATCGGCTTCTGGCTTCCGCTCGTCGGATGGACACTCCTCGGCTTCGTGATCCTCGACACGGTCATCGGCGTCACGCGTTCGCGAGGCACGAAGGGCGGGTGA